One Anaerolineales bacterium DNA segment encodes these proteins:
- the dnaB gene encoding replicative DNA helicase, translating into MSDYSPSNADLPATSSPSGIPAEPHNREAEEALLGAVMINPEAFYEVAAFLSPGDFYIHRNGWVWEAFQKLVDRQLPIDALTVSEELERQGRLAEAGGAAYLAALMNNVPTSLHAEAYGRMVEEQSVRRRLLSAASQIAAHAHDARAAVAEVMGEAEKAVFEVSQRRLMRDVQPIDRVISDYFDRLEYLTRHPEESLGIPTGFHQLDQLLGGMQRSDLLIVAGRPGLGKSAMLLSIAKNVAQSHKKHVAIFSMEMSNEQLIQRLLSQETKIDSHKFRQGTVSEDEWAQFTHAASTLSEVKIFLDDTPALTPLQLRSKCRRLHLEYNLDLVLVDYLQLMGSDFRTENRVQEVSYISRYVKALARELNVPVVAAAQLSRAVEQRTNKRPQLSDLRESGSLEQDADIVMFIHRPDEPGGAEMDSPTSPSWRRNANPRTEAVITEIVVAKHRHGPTGSVDLIFFPSRTRFENPALPKQIQDAPPPERSG; encoded by the coding sequence ATGAGCGATTATTCTCCTTCCAACGCGGATCTTCCCGCAACCTCCAGCCCTTCCGGTATCCCGGCCGAACCGCACAACCGGGAGGCGGAAGAAGCCCTGCTGGGCGCGGTGATGATCAATCCGGAAGCCTTCTATGAAGTCGCCGCGTTTCTCTCCCCCGGCGATTTTTACATCCACCGCAACGGATGGGTTTGGGAAGCCTTTCAGAAACTGGTCGACCGCCAGCTGCCGATCGACGCGCTGACAGTGTCCGAGGAATTGGAACGCCAAGGGCGGCTGGCGGAAGCGGGCGGGGCGGCCTACCTGGCTGCGCTGATGAACAACGTTCCCACCTCGCTGCATGCCGAGGCCTACGGCCGGATGGTGGAGGAGCAGTCCGTGCGGCGCCGGCTGCTGTCCGCCGCCAGTCAGATCGCCGCCCATGCCCACGACGCCCGCGCGGCCGTCGCCGAGGTGATGGGCGAGGCGGAAAAAGCCGTCTTCGAGGTGAGCCAGCGCCGGTTGATGCGGGATGTCCAACCGATCGACCGGGTGATCAGCGATTATTTCGACCGTTTGGAATACCTGACTCGACACCCCGAGGAATCCCTCGGCATTCCGACCGGTTTTCATCAATTGGACCAATTGCTCGGGGGGATGCAGCGGTCCGACCTGTTGATCGTCGCCGGCCGGCCGGGCTTGGGGAAGAGTGCGATGCTGCTGTCCATCGCCAAGAACGTGGCCCAATCCCATAAGAAGCATGTGGCCATCTTCTCGATGGAAATGTCGAACGAGCAGCTCATCCAGCGCCTGTTGTCCCAGGAAACCAAGATCGACTCGCACAAATTCCGCCAGGGCACGGTCAGCGAAGACGAATGGGCGCAATTCACGCACGCCGCTTCCACCCTGAGCGAGGTTAAGATTTTCCTCGACGACACGCCGGCGCTCACCCCCTTGCAGCTGCGCAGCAAGTGCCGCCGGCTGCATCTGGAATACAACCTCGACCTGGTTTTGGTCGACTACCTGCAATTGATGGGGAGCGATTTCCGGACCGAGAACCGGGTTCAGGAAGTCTCCTACATTTCGCGCTACGTCAAAGCGCTGGCCCGCGAATTGAACGTGCCGGTGGTCGCCGCCGCCCAGCTTTCGCGGGCGGTGGAACAGCGCACCAACAAACGCCCCCAACTCTCCGACTTACGGGAATCCGGATCGCTAGAGCAAGATGCCGACATTGTGATGTTCATCCACCGGCCGGACGAGCCCGGGGGCGCCGAGATGGATTCACCCACCTCTCCCTCCTGGCGCCGGAACGCGAATCCGCGGACCGAGGCAGTGATCACCGAGATCGTTGTCGCCAAACACCGCCATGGGCCGACCGGAAGCGTGGACTTGATTTTCTTCCCTTCGCGGACCCGCTTTGAGAATCCCGCCCTCCCGAAACAGATTCAGGACGCCCCGCCGCCGGAGCGTTCGGGATGA
- a CDS encoding DnaD domain protein, translating into MKGFAGFPEGPVRMTPIPAPFFTDLLAMIDHLGELKITLLAMWMLSRQDGPHRFLFLPDLRGDADLLAALESPGLPGPQALEDALERAVIRGTLIAVRTADPGEVYYFLNSPRGKAAADGLAGGKWTPDRAHSDAPWVERPNVFTLYEQNIGMLTPMAAEILRDAEKEYPAAWIEEAMRIAVERNARSWKYIAAVLERWKTEGRGRGKPYAEGKRKRDSEGEYADFIEH; encoded by the coding sequence ATGAAGGGGTTTGCGGGATTTCCCGAAGGTCCGGTGCGGATGACGCCGATCCCCGCTCCGTTCTTCACCGACCTGCTAGCGATGATCGATCACCTGGGGGAATTAAAAATCACCTTGTTGGCCATGTGGATGCTGTCCCGGCAGGACGGGCCGCACCGGTTTTTATTCCTGCCCGATCTGCGGGGCGACGCCGATCTGCTCGCGGCGCTGGAATCGCCCGGCCTCCCCGGGCCGCAGGCGCTGGAAGACGCACTGGAGCGCGCCGTCATCCGCGGTACGCTGATCGCCGTCAGAACCGCCGACCCCGGGGAGGTATATTATTTTCTCAACAGCCCGCGGGGAAAGGCGGCGGCCGATGGACTGGCGGGCGGGAAGTGGACACCGGACCGCGCCCATTCCGACGCCCCCTGGGTCGAGCGTCCCAACGTATTCACCCTGTACGAACAGAACATCGGGATGCTCACGCCGATGGCGGCGGAAATCCTGCGCGACGCGGAAAAGGAATACCCCGCGGCTTGGATCGAAGAAGCGATGCGGATCGCTGTGGAGCGCAACGCCCGGTCCTGGAAATACATCGCCGCGGTCCTCGAGCGGTGGAAAACCGAAGGCCGAGGGCGAGGGAAACCGTACGCTGAAGGAAAACGGAAGAGGGATTCTGAGGGAGAGTATGCGGATTTTATCGAACACTGA